One window of Hymenobacter sp. BRD128 genomic DNA carries:
- a CDS encoding urease accessory protein UreF: MPHLAHLLHLADSALPTGSFAYSYGLESSLTFGLVRTETEFRSYLYSFLQQAVGFELPFITSASDLAEAELANLFTEYDAQLLTPALHQASLTQGKNWLKLLTTFYSEVGLAELGRELARQQLPAHFVPLFGLSLTKTGFALADIQATYLHLALRDQLSAAIRLGFMGPMAGHRLQHDFYEIFESLLDSADIRPYTEASRCTLLLDVAQIFHDDLYSRLFQN, translated from the coding sequence ATGCCGCACCTCGCCCACCTGCTCCACCTCGCCGACTCGGCCCTCCCCACCGGCTCCTTCGCCTATTCTTACGGCTTGGAAAGCAGCCTCACCTTTGGCCTTGTGCGCACCGAAACCGAGTTTCGGTCCTATCTCTATTCCTTTCTGCAGCAAGCCGTTGGGTTTGAGCTGCCATTTATTACGTCGGCCTCGGACCTGGCTGAAGCGGAGCTAGCCAACTTATTTACCGAGTACGATGCCCAGTTGCTCACGCCCGCCCTGCACCAGGCTAGCCTCACGCAGGGCAAAAACTGGCTAAAGCTGCTGACCACTTTTTACTCCGAGGTGGGGCTAGCCGAGCTGGGCCGCGAGCTGGCGCGGCAGCAATTGCCCGCGCATTTTGTGCCGCTGTTTGGCCTGAGCCTGACTAAGACGGGCTTCGCGCTGGCTGATATTCAGGCTACTTACCTGCACCTGGCCTTGCGCGACCAGCTCAGCGCGGCCATCCGGCTGGGTTTCATGGGGCCGATGGCGGGGCACCGGCTGCAACACGATTTTTACGAAATTTTTGAGAGTTTGCTGGATTCGGCCGATATTCGGCCCTACACCGAGGCCTCGCGCTGCACCTTGTTGCTCGATGTAGCGCAGATTTTTCACGACGACCTTTACTCGCGACTCTTTCAGAATTAA
- the ureC gene encoding urease subunit alpha translates to MSLPLSRQAYAAMYGPTVGDRVRLGDTDLLLEVERDYCVYGEECKFGGGKTLRDGMGQAAGIAQADALDLLITNALVLDYTGVYKADIGIKGGRIVGIGKAGNPHIMPGVDPRLVVGVTTEVVAGEGHILTAGGIDCHIHFICPQQITEALASGVTTMVGGGTGPAAGTTATTCTPGAFYIEMMLKATDAFPMNFGFLGKGNSSKPEGLAEQVEAGALGFKLHEDWGTTPATIDNCLTIADKYDVQVCIHTDTLNESGFVENSVAAFKGRTIHSYHTEGAGGGHAPDIIKICGEPNVIPSSTNPTRPFTVNTIDEHLDMLLVCHHLDKNIPEDVAFAESRIRPETIAAEDILHDMGALSIISSDSQAMGRVGEVITRTWQTAHKMRQQRGPLPQDADAKRPNDNFRARRYVAKYTINPARAHGMAHEIGSVEIGKLADLVLWKPALFGSRPEMILKGGVIVQAQMGDPNASIPTPQPSFSRPMFGAYGKATGPCSVAFVAGASVEKVSSEYGLSKRVLPVQGCRSVAKKDMALNDYLPNIEVDPETYRVIVDGVHLTCEPAQTLPLAQLYNLF, encoded by the coding sequence ATGTCCCTACCTCTTTCCAGGCAGGCTTATGCCGCTATGTATGGCCCGACCGTGGGCGACCGGGTGCGCCTGGGCGATACCGACCTGCTGCTGGAGGTCGAGCGCGACTACTGCGTGTACGGCGAGGAATGCAAGTTTGGCGGCGGCAAAACCCTGCGCGATGGCATGGGGCAGGCGGCCGGCATCGCGCAGGCCGACGCGCTCGACTTGCTGATTACCAACGCGCTGGTGCTCGACTACACCGGCGTGTACAAGGCCGATATTGGCATCAAGGGCGGGCGCATCGTGGGCATTGGCAAGGCGGGCAACCCGCACATCATGCCCGGCGTGGACCCGCGCCTGGTGGTGGGTGTGACCACCGAAGTGGTGGCCGGCGAGGGGCACATCCTCACGGCGGGCGGCATCGACTGCCACATCCACTTCATTTGCCCGCAGCAGATAACCGAGGCGCTGGCCTCGGGCGTGACCACGATGGTGGGCGGCGGCACCGGTCCGGCCGCTGGCACCACGGCCACCACCTGCACGCCGGGCGCGTTTTACATCGAAATGATGCTCAAGGCCACCGACGCCTTCCCCATGAATTTCGGTTTTTTGGGTAAGGGCAATTCCTCGAAGCCCGAGGGGCTAGCCGAGCAGGTAGAGGCCGGGGCGCTGGGTTTTAAGTTGCACGAGGACTGGGGCACTACCCCCGCCACAATTGATAACTGCCTGACTATCGCTGACAAGTACGACGTGCAGGTGTGCATCCACACCGATACGCTGAATGAGAGCGGCTTCGTGGAAAACTCGGTGGCGGCCTTCAAGGGGCGCACCATCCACTCGTACCACACCGAGGGCGCGGGCGGCGGGCACGCGCCGGACATCATCAAGATTTGCGGCGAGCCCAACGTCATTCCGTCGAGCACCAACCCCACGCGGCCGTTTACGGTGAATACCATCGACGAGCACCTCGACATGCTGCTCGTGTGCCACCACCTCGACAAGAACATCCCCGAGGACGTGGCCTTTGCCGAGAGCCGCATCCGCCCCGAAACCATTGCCGCCGAAGACATTCTGCACGATATGGGCGCGCTGAGCATCATCAGCAGTGACTCGCAGGCCATGGGCCGGGTGGGCGAGGTCATCACCCGCACCTGGCAAACGGCCCACAAGATGCGCCAGCAGCGCGGCCCCCTGCCCCAGGATGCGGACGCGAAGCGCCCCAACGACAACTTCCGCGCCCGCCGCTACGTGGCTAAGTATACCATTAACCCCGCCCGCGCCCACGGCATGGCCCACGAAATTGGCTCGGTCGAAATCGGCAAGCTAGCCGACTTGGTGCTGTGGAAACCGGCCCTGTTCGGCTCGCGGCCGGAGATGATACTTAAGGGCGGCGTCATCGTGCAGGCCCAGATGGGTGACCCGAACGCCTCCATTCCGACGCCGCAGCCGTCGTTTTCGCGGCCGATGTTCGGGGCCTACGGCAAAGCGACGGGGCCGTGCTCGGTAGCGTTTGTGGCGGGTGCTTCAGTGGAGAAAGTGTCGAGCGAATACGGCCTGAGTAAGCGCGTGCTGCCGGTGCAGGGCTGCCGGAGCGTGGCCAAGAAAGACATGGCGCTGAACGACTACTTACCCAACATCGAGGTAGACCCGGAAACATACCGCGTGATAGTGGATGGCGTGCACCTGACGTGCGAGCCGGCGCAGACGCTGCCGCTGGCGCAGTTGTATAATCTATTCTAA